The DNA segment ATATTACCGGCAGGGTTAATATTAACAAACGGAACAGCGGGCATTTGCGGCATTGGTGGAATTCCGGGCAATAGTACGGGGGTAGAAAGTATCTCGTTACATCCGCCTGCAGTTGATACGCCATTGTAGTATGCTTTGATATTCATCATATCACTGTTACCGCCAATGTTTGGTAAGCTACCCCAAGTTGAGAATATGCTTAAGCCGTCAAAATTAGGTATAGGAGGGCCGCAAAGAACCAGATTACGCTGGTCTAATTTGGCACCAAAATCGTTGCCATTACCACCGTAGTTAAACTCATCACCTACGAAAGACGCACCAAATAAGTCCATCTTCACCACCATAATATCAAAGCCGCCAAACACACCATTTTGCACATTACCCATTGCATAAAACTCGCATTGGCAAGCTGAGTTTATACGTTGGATTGCATCGTAGCAGCGGTTATCATTACCTGCTGCTAAGCTGTAATCGTATGTATTCATAATAAAGGGGGCAATCAACGGATCCATGCGTACTACTAAAAAGTCTTGGTTACCGTTCACATCTGTATGTCCGCCCAATACAAAACCGGGAGGATAATTAGGGCATTGTGGGGCTGATTCGATACTCCAAAGTGCATCTACCGTATTAGGAAAACCGTAAATAATAACGGGGTGTGGGGCAGGCATACCGGTTAAACCGTCAATGTGTAATAAAAAGCCGTCTTGATTACCGTTGTTTACTACCTCGCCCACAATGGCAGCAGCTACAGGCGAAAACAAAGGCACTTGGTTTTCAGCAATATCACGTGCAGTTGTTTGTGTAACAGGGGCTAAAATGTCATAAATCATACCCCAAGCCATTGCTCCGGTACATTCGTTAATACGTAATGCAAAAGCACGGCGTGTTGCAGCACCATCAATTACAGTACCGGTTAGGTACCACTCTCCGGGTAAAAACTGCGATTGCGCAACACCACCCATCGAAACAATATCGAAGCCTGGGGGAGGTGTGTAGGTAAATACAGGTCCGGGGGCGCCGCCTGCATTCACAATCATGTAATACACCGCAGTGTTGTTACCTGCTGGCAATGCGGGGTCTAAATAAAAGCCCGACATACCCAAAGTAGGGCCGCAAGTTGTTAACGCCATAGCATTAGAACCACCTTGTGGGCTTACAAGATTTCCGGCGGGTGAGGTGAAAAGGTAGTTGTTTTCGAAAAAGAAGCCACCGCCAACGTTTCCGTTCATATCGTTGTAGGTAGCAGTAGCAGCATTTACAGGCAGACAGGTGAAAGTGATACCTGTTTGAAAATGACCAACCGGAAGCGGGTTAATGGGTGTAATGTTTACACCTGAGGTTGAGTAATCATCATTGGCACTTCCGTAAAGATGGTGGAAGTACTGAGCTTTGGCAGTTAACCCTGTTAACACCAATGCAATTAGTAATAGTTTTTTCATGTTTTGCGATTGATAATTGAATGATAGTAAAGAACTTAAATGCAAGTTAATGTAATTAATATGACAAAAAAAAGATTTTTTTTGATTGTAACACATTGCCTGTGAGGACATAGGAAGCCAAAAGCACTGCATTAATAACAACAAAGGCGGGGCATGACTATAAAAGTCATGCCCCGCCTTTTTGATAAACTTTTCAGGGATTATTCAACCAATAGTAACACCGATTTATTTACACCGTTCATAGTTATACGAACTGTGTAAGTACCGGTACTCATGTTTGATTTGCTGATATCAATAGGCAAGGTATTGCTTCCTTTTGCAAGGTCAACGCTGCCTGCATAATACTGCCTGCCAAGCATATCATAAATGGCTACTTGTGCAGTGGTTGCACTCTCAACCTCTACCGAAACAGCAATGGCTTGCGTACCGGTTTGCATTGGGTTTGGAGCTACAACAGCTTGCTTATCGCCTTTAGGTTCAGCAGGAGCTACACGGGCATTGCTTCCGCTTGCCAGTGTATTTGCATAGCAAATATTAGCATCGTAAGCATTGGTATTTCTCCATTTCATTTTAGCATCAGGCACCAGTTTGTCAACAAAGTTTACACCGGTAGTAGCATAAATTTTTGGCCCGCTGATAATGGGCACATCAACGATTATTTGATTGCAAGGAGTTTCGCCGTTAAAGTAGGCTTTCACCAAATACATATCATAGTTACCGTTAATTACAGGGCCTGAAGCACCTTCCCTAAAGCCAAATACGCTAATACCATCGGCACCTGTACCGTTGTATTGATCGATAGCAATACCATAATCAATACGGCCATCGCCATAGGTAAACTGACCGAAACCGCTGGTAGAACCACCGTCTTCAATTTTATCTACCAATATGTCATAGTCGCCCAAAAGGCCCCTGTACACATATCCGGCAGCATAATATTCAAAATTACCCGATGTGTTTTTGCGTTCGATAATATCGTTACACACGTTTTGTGTACCGGGATTACCGTTATAATCGTGCAGGGTAGCCCACAAGGTATTACCCACGTGGTCGGTTTTGTTCAACCAAACATCTTCGCTACCTGCCCTATCGCTGTAACCGCCTATAATGTAACCATCGCTACCGCCCTTAGTACTTTGGGCAATATCAATAGCATTAAACGATTCTGATGAGGCAGTAGTACCGTACAAGTTAACAGCAGCCATTGGGTTACCGTTAGCAGCATCCAACCTCAGCATATAACCGTCAGGCAATGCTCCCGAAACGTTTTCGCGGGTTTCGCCCACAACAACTATTTCTTTGTTTCCGGTAGGTGAATAAGGGCTGGTGATAACGTCTTTACCAAATGCAATACCGGCACCTGAACTGTAAACGATATCATAAATACCGCTCCATACAAGTCCGCCGGAGTTTACATCAATCATCATGGCAAAGGGGTCTAAAGTACCGCTGGTAGTAGTTACAGTTCCTGTAACATACACTTCGTTACCGCCTGTGAAGATAGATTCGTAAATACCTCCTACAGAAATAACATCCTGTCCTGTACCGCCACCTGCGGGTATATAGGTATAAATTACGCTTACGTTTCCGGCTTGGTCCATCATTAAGTAAAACACCCCTGTAGTTGCAGGAAATACTGAATAATCAGCAAATTGGCCAATGATACCAAAACCATTACCGTTGTTCATTTCAAAGGCTTTTGATTCGCCCACATGAACTACGTTTCCGGTTACTGAGCTGATTAGAAAATACCAGCCGTTAAAATAGGGTGCTCCGGTAATATTACCGGTACCGTCGGTGCGTGAAACCGATAGCCCTTGCTGGCTATGATGGCCCACTAAGAAATGTCCCATGCTCGAAATAGCTGGGTCAGTGTTGATACCTGATGAAAGTTTTTGTCCGTCCGTAGTTCCATAGATGTGATGGAAATACTGTGCATTTGCTGTTAACCCGGTTAACACCATTGCAATTAAGAATAGCTTTTTCATGCTTTTGATAGATAGTTTAAATTGTTCTAAAAGAACTTTTTGCAA comes from the Bacteroidota bacterium genome and includes:
- a CDS encoding T9SS type A sorting domain-containing protein; its protein translation is MQCFWLPMSSQAMCYNQKKSFFCHINYINLHLSSLLSFNYQSQNMKKLLLIALVLTGLTAKAQYFHHLYGSANDDYSTSGVNITPINPLPVGHFQTGITFTCLPVNAATATYNDMNGNVGGGFFFENNYLFTSPAGNLVSPQGGSNAMALTTCGPTLGMSGFYLDPALPAGNNTAVYYMIVNAGGAPGPVFTYTPPPGFDIVSMGGVAQSQFLPGEWYLTGTVIDGAATRRAFALRINECTGAMAWGMIYDILAPVTQTTARDIAENQVPLFSPVAAAIVGEVVNNGNQDGFLLHIDGLTGMPAPHPVIIYGFPNTVDALWSIESAPQCPNYPPGFVLGGHTDVNGNQDFLVVRMDPLIAPFIMNTYDYSLAAGNDNRCYDAIQRINSACQCEFYAMGNVQNGVFGGFDIMVVKMDLFGASFVGDEFNYGGNGNDFGAKLDQRNLVLCGPPIPNFDGLSIFSTWGSLPNIGGNSDMMNIKAYYNGVSTAGGCNEILSTPVLLPGIPPMPQMPAVPFVNINPAGNIGAFSIPIQDMTLCFAPIIGGGNNARVAPVNTNKENEAMLVMPNPAQTGTKAVSVEYESTDAGTVDVAIYDMLGRQYYSGKAEVVKGKNKLPVDMSTTNMSAGTYSVRVTKNGEGKTILLMVE
- a CDS encoding T9SS type A sorting domain-containing protein — encoded protein: MKKLFLIAMVLTGLTANAQYFHHIYGTTDGQKLSSGINTDPAISSMGHFLVGHHSQQGLSVSRTDGTGNITGAPYFNGWYFLISSVTGNVVHVGESKAFEMNNGNGFGIIGQFADYSVFPATTGVFYLMMDQAGNVSVIYTYIPAGGGTGQDVISVGGIYESIFTGGNEVYVTGTVTTTSGTLDPFAMMIDVNSGGLVWSGIYDIVYSSGAGIAFGKDVITSPYSPTGNKEIVVVGETRENVSGALPDGYMLRLDAANGNPMAAVNLYGTTASSESFNAIDIAQSTKGGSDGYIIGGYSDRAGSEDVWLNKTDHVGNTLWATLHDYNGNPGTQNVCNDIIERKNTSGNFEYYAAGYVYRGLLGDYDILVDKIEDGGSTSGFGQFTYGDGRIDYGIAIDQYNGTGADGISVFGFREGASGPVINGNYDMYLVKAYFNGETPCNQIIVDVPIISGPKIYATTGVNFVDKLVPDAKMKWRNTNAYDANICYANTLASGSNARVAPAEPKGDKQAVVAPNPMQTGTQAIAVSVEVESATTAQVAIYDMLGRQYYAGSVDLAKGSNTLPIDISKSNMSTGTYTVRITMNGVNKSVLLLVE